The genomic segment CGCCAGCTCGAGCAGCGCCGCCGTGCCCGAGGCGTTGTCCAGCGCGCCATTGAAGATCTGATCCCCGGCGAGGCTGCTGTCCCGCCCCAGATGGTCCCAGTGGGCAGTGTAGATGAGGTACTCGTCCCGGCGCGCCGGGTCCGACCCCTCCAGCTTCGCCACCACGTTGCGCGACCGCACCTGGCGCAGCGTGTTCCGCGCTTGGAACGTGGCCTTCGCGTTCAGCGGCACCGGCCGGAAATCCCTCGAGAGCGCCGCCTTCTTCAGGGCATCGAAATCCAGCCCCGCCGCGGCAAAAATCTGCTCGGCGCGCGGGCGCGTGATCCACCCCTCGATAGGCACGCGCCCCAGGTTCCGGTCCTCGGGCTGGATATCGAAGTTCTCGCCCCCCCAGCTCCCGGATACCACCTCGTAGGGATAGCCGGCCGGACCCGTCTCGTGCACGATGATCGCCGCCGCCGCACCCTTCGCCGAGGCGATCTCGTACTTGTACGTCCAGCGGCCGTAGTACGTCATGGCCCGGCCGCGGAACATGTTCTCGTCCAGCTTGCTCGGGTCCGCGGGGTCCGGGATGGCGGGGTCGTTGACCAGCATGATGATGGTCTTGCCACGCACGTCCACGCCCTTGAAGTCGTCCCAGCCGTACTCCGGTGCGACCACGCCGTAGCCCACGAAGACCACGTCCGAGTCGACGACATCCACTTCCGGGACCATGCGCCGCGAAACCGCTACGTAATCCGCCGGGAAGGAGAGGGCCATGCGCTGGCCGCCCACCTCCAGCTCAGCGGTGCTGCGGGTGGTAATGCCCACCAGCGGCACGGCTTGCGTGTAGCTGCCGTCAGGGTTGCCCGGCTGGAGCCCCAGGCTGCGGAACTGCTGCACCAGGTACTCCACCGCCAGCTCCTCGCCGCGGGTGCCCGGCGCGCGCCCCTCGAACTCGTCGGACGCCAGCATCCGTGTATGACGCATCAGGTCGTCGGCATTGATGCTGGCGGCGGCCGCCGGCGGCGCGGCGGGCTCCGGCGCCAGCTCCGGGGCGGCCGGGGAAGAGCCTGCTGCGCACGCGGCGCTCAGCCAGGCCAACGCGAGCAGGGACCAGGAGGGTTCATGGTATCGTTTCAACTCGTCCTCCTTACGCAAGAATGGCGGGCGACCCGCCCGGCACGGAAACAGCGGCTGCAGGTCGGCCTTGGGGGCGCGTCCGCTATATGACCCGGTTCGAACGGAGCGCGCAGTATACGGTGCCTGCGGCTCTGCGGGCAAACTGACGCGGCGGCCTAGGCGGCCTCGCGCTCCGTTGCGGGCAGCCGACCGCTCCCCTACATTTTCCTGGCGGCGCAACCTAGCGAGATCTCACGCCGTCGAGCTTCAGCCACCCTGCCCGGAATCATGGCCAGTATTCTCTGCGTGGACGACGAACCCGCGGCGCTGCTGGTGCTGCGCGACACGCTCGAGCGCGCCGGCCACCACGTCGTCGGCGTCCACAACGGGCCGGCTGCACTGAACGTACTGGCACGCGGCGGCATCGACCTGATCATCTCCGACTACCGCATGCCCGGCATGACGGGGCTCGAGTTCCTCAACCGGCTGTCCCACGAAGAGTATGATGTGCCGGTGATCATGGCGACGGCGTACGCCAGCATCGAGCATGCAGTCGCGTCCATCAAGGCCGGCGCCATCGATTACATCACCAAGCCTGTCCGGCCGCAGCCCCTGAAGCTGGCAGTGGAGCAGGCGCTCGAGTTCGCACGCCTCCGTCGTGAGAACGCCGTGCTGCGGGCGGAGGTGATCCAGCTCCGCAGCGACCGCGAGCTGGTAGGCGATAGCGAGGCGCTGCGCCACATCCTCGAGACCGTATCCGCCGTAGCACCCACCCGGGCGACGGTGCTGCTGCAGGGAGAGTCCGGCACCGGGAAAGAGCTTCTCGCCCGCTTGCTGCACGAGCTGAGTGACCGGCGCGACGGGCCGTTCATCACTGTCAACTGTGCGGCGCTCCCCGAGAGCCTGGTAGAGAGCACGCTCTTCGGCCACGAGAAGGGCGCCTTTACGGGCGCGATCCGCCAGGTCAAGGGGGCCTTCGAGCGCGCCCATCGCGGCACGCTGCTCCTGGATGAGGTGTCCGAGATGCGCGCCGATCTCCAGGCCAAGCTTTTACGCGTGCTCCAGGAGCAGGAGTTCGAAAGGGTCGGCGGGACGACTCTGATCCGCGTGGACGTACGCATCATCGCCACCACCAACCACAACCTGGCCGCCGAGGCGGAAAAGGGCGCCTTCCGCAAGGACCTCTACTACCGGTTGAGCGTGGTGCCCATTCGCGTGCCGCCGCTGCACGAGCGGCAGGAGGACATCCCCATCCTCGCGCAGCGCTTCGCCGCTCGCGCCGCCAGGGAACTTGGCCGAAAGATCTCCGGCCTCGCGCCCGAGACCGTCGAGCTGCTCCTGTCCTACCATTGGCCAGGCAACGTGCGCGAGCTGCTCCACGCCGTCGAGCGCGCCGTTATCCTGAGCCGCGGCGAGATCCTCGAGCCCCAGGCCTTCGAGCAGCTCGACCTCGGACCCGGTTCCCCCCACGAACTGCCCCAGGCCGGCGGCAACGCCGGCGAGCACGCCGCACCCGGCACAACGCCTGCCGCCACCCTCCATACCTACAACCTGGCCGAGGCCGAGCGCATCCTCATTGACCGCGCCCTCCGCGCCACCAACCAGAACCGCACGCGCGCCGCAGGGCTGCTCGGCATCAGCGACCGCACGCTCCGCAACAAGCTCAACAAGAAAGAGTAGTCGCTGCGCGCCCGCCGGGGCGGCAAAGTCTTCCCTGGACCCGGCAGAAGCTGCCGGTTAGCCGGTAGGACCGGTAGCCTGCTGCGCTGCTGCGCGCTTCACCGCGGGCGCGGAGTGGAGGCCGGTCCAGCCTCGTAACTCCCT from the Gemmatimonadota bacterium genome contains:
- a CDS encoding M28 family peptidase, which produces MRHTRMLASDEFEGRAPGTRGEELAVEYLVQQFRSLGLQPGNPDGSYTQAVPLVGITTRSTAELEVGGQRMALSFPADYVAVSRRMVPEVDVVDSDVVFVGYGVVAPEYGWDDFKGVDVRGKTIIMLVNDPAIPDPADPSKLDENMFRGRAMTYYGRWTYKYEIASAKGAAAAIIVHETGPAGYPYEVVSGSWGGENFDIQPEDRNLGRVPIEGWITRPRAEQIFAAAGLDFDALKKAALSRDFRPVPLNAKATFQARNTLRQVRSRNVVAKLEGSDPARRDEYLIYTAHWDHLGRDSSLAGDQIFNGALDNASGTAALLELAEAFGRLRPAPARSVLFLAVTAEEKGLLGAKYYAEDPLYPLEKTLANINIDGVNQWGSTRDIVIVGYGNSTLDDLLAAAAAQQGRRIEPDPEPEKGFFYRSDHFEFAKKGVPALYTDNGTDYIGQPEGYGQAKRDEYTARDYHKPSDEVKPDWDLAGAVDDVRLLFQV
- a CDS encoding sigma-54-dependent Fis family transcriptional regulator yields the protein MASILCVDDEPAALLVLRDTLERAGHHVVGVHNGPAALNVLARGGIDLIISDYRMPGMTGLEFLNRLSHEEYDVPVIMATAYASIEHAVASIKAGAIDYITKPVRPQPLKLAVEQALEFARLRRENAVLRAEVIQLRSDRELVGDSEALRHILETVSAVAPTRATVLLQGESGTGKELLARLLHELSDRRDGPFITVNCAALPESLVESTLFGHEKGAFTGAIRQVKGAFERAHRGTLLLDEVSEMRADLQAKLLRVLQEQEFERVGGTTLIRVDVRIIATTNHNLAAEAEKGAFRKDLYYRLSVVPIRVPPLHERQEDIPILAQRFAARAARELGRKISGLAPETVELLLSYHWPGNVRELLHAVERAVILSRGEILEPQAFEQLDLGPGSPHELPQAGGNAGEHAAPGTTPAATLHTYNLAEAERILIDRALRATNQNRTRAAGLLGISDRTLRNKLNKKE